DNA sequence from the Urocitellus parryii isolate mUroPar1 chromosome 12, mUroPar1.hap1, whole genome shotgun sequence genome:
tttctttttttttagttattgatagaaatttatttgtatttacatGCAgcactgagaatcgaacccagtgcctcacacatgctaggcaagggctccaccactgagctcaaccccagccccatcccgtGTTTTTCTCTGGGGAATCTGGCAATGCTGCAAATGAGTCATCTGTGGAATTTCAGTGGCTTCTATTACTGGTCAGATTTTATAAAGTGCTGCATGCATATTGAGAATAAATAGAATGAAGTGGGCTGGTACAGAATCGAGGGGAGAAAAAGTCACAAGAAGAAGTTGAAGGAATCGAGTTAGAGAGTGCTGTGGACGTGGGTTGTGTCCAGCTGGATTCCAGCTGCCTCTGGTGTGCCTGCAGCACAAGGCACCGTGGGATTCAATCCTCGCACTATTAATGTAATGAGTTCCAATCACAGCCATCCCCTGGGCTGCTCCTGTGCACGGAGGGCTTTTAGGAAGTAGGCAGGGCAGAGAATGGCAAGTCCATGGAGCAGGTGAGCAAACTAAGACTTGGAAAGTGGGTCGCCCAGCCCCCAGGGACACCTGGCCACCCCTCCTGGACTTGCTGGTCCTGCAGCGTCGTTGAGCTCCTCACACCAGCCAGAATGGAAATCCAGATCATTCCCCCGCCTCAGCATTGCCCACCCCtgctgtttaaattttaaaagagagttggtgggaaagggggaaggaagTCAGTAAGAAGGTCACTGCACCCGTTCTGCAGAAATTCCTACTTTGTAGGGTTGGACTTCTTTTGTAAGTCCTTAACTTTGGGGCCGTGGGCAGGGGTTGAACCTggaggtgcttaacaactgagccacatccccaacctttttaattttttatttattttttaattattatgaattttatctgttctacttagttgtatgtgacagcagaatttatttcaattcatcatacacaaatggagtgcaaattttctggttgtacatggtgtagagatACACCGTTTGTGCAGTCATACGTGTACCtggggtaatggtgtccatctcattctgccgtctttcctacccccgtaatccctccccaccctcccttttgcccaattcaaagttcctccattctgttttgagacagggtctcacagagttgcttagggactcgctaagttgctgaggctggccttgaattggtgatcctcccacctcagcctcctagagactgggaatacaggcatgcaccaccaggcccggCATAAGTGCTTAACTTTAGACAATAAGTTGGAGATGTCCGCCTCATGGGGAATAAGGAACACTCCAGCCCCAGGGAATAGTCCCTGAGCACTGGGGTCTTTGAGTTTTTCTTCTGGGATCTGCTTCTGCTCTTTTAACTTCAAGCTCATGCTCACTCGCAGCCCTTTTGGTCTTTTCCAAGTCCAGCAAGTTCTAGCAGAACAGGCCCCAGTCCCACCCGTGGCTTATCCTCTTGGTGCATCTAGAGGGGATGGGCGGGGGGTGGAGCTGCCAGCAACCTGCTGCCGTGTCCCTTAGCACGTGGTAAGATTTGTGTCTTCTTGGTTCATCCTCAGCCTGCAGAAGTGGATCATTGACCTGGCCATGGTGAGTGTTGCCCTGACGACGCACCCGCGGCCCCTCCCACAGTGTGTGACTGTTGAGCACCTGTAATCGTCAGAGGATGAAGGAATTCTTTCTGGGTTGATAATTGTGTATTGGCCACATACTCATCCTTTTTCTAGCTTTGCCCCGCCCCAAACATTCTTTTTCCTCATTGAAAAaggtctgatttttttcctaacttaGCTCAGAGCCAAAACTTCCCATGGGATTCTGAGAGTGGGTCAGGATGCCCTTGCCCACAGATCTTTCCAAGATGACAGAAGCGAATGTCGCTCCTCGATGCGAGAAGGGGAGCTCACTGGTGGTCACAGGCCACTGTCTGCCACGTGCAAACTCATGGatttcacccccaccccacaaccTGTCCTTGACTTGGTGACTGGGTGCAGCAGTGCTGCCTGGAGCCTGGCTACCCTGTGGTCCAGGGTGGTATTCTCTTGCCTGCCGACCTGGGAGTCTTCGCTGGGAACTCGGGTGCCTCCTGCAGCAGGTCCTCCTGCAGCAGGCCGCTGTGTTCTGGTCTCTGGGGCTGAGGAGGCTGCAGCAGCTGTGAGCCTTCACCCTGCGGAAGGTGGGAAGCTGGGGGTGCAGGCCCCTGAGAGTCAGGCCCGAAGGTCAAGGCGGCGGTCCTGGGTGCTCTTCTGTGCTCTCACCAGCCCTCATTGAGATGACACTTCATGATCTCCATTTGCCCTTCCCCTCTGTGGTCCATCCTTCAGGCCCGAGTACCTGCTCCATGGCAGCCCGGGGACCTGGGGGCAGGGTAGTGGGTGTCCAAATGTCGTGGAGCTGCAGAGCAGCCGAGGAGTGGACGGCTTCCCCGGGAGACCTGAACCCCACTCTCACCCCCCGTTTATTCACAGAGGAGGACGGGGCTCTTCAGAGTGTCCCGAAGCAGCTGGAGCTGCCCTGCTCCTCTCTATTCTGGTCCTAGTTTGGAGGGTCTTAGGGGCACCGTGCTGTCCTGGTAATATGTGTATTAAGACGGGACACTTCTCAGTtatggtcccccccccccaaaaaaaaagaccactTCAAGATTCACAGATGCTTTTCTCCTGGAAAGATGAGCCCCGAAGAATCCAGAGGGCAAGCTTCTATGCAGCAGGTCGGTCTCCTGGCTCCTCCCCAGGCTCCGTGTGGCCTCGGGCCCTGGGGCTGGCCTCAGATGCCAGTGTCCCTCTGCAGTCCTCCCTCCGCTGTCTGCCCAGCTCTCCAGATTGCCCGCCAGCCTCTTTCCTCACAGGTCCACTTGCTTGGGGCTAGTCTAGCCACCATCTGCACCTGGCACCACCTGGGTGACCTCAGTGGCCTCCCTGCAGTGGACCCAGTGGCTGGACTTGCAGGTGCTGTAGACCTGGCCCTGGTGGGCCACAGGCTAATTTTTGAGGCTTTCTGACTTCACAGGTTGCAGAGGACCCAAGCGCATCTCTATGTGGATTAGAGCAGCCAGGACTTCAGGGGGATGGCTGCCATTGGCTGCTTGGAGTTTAGGAGTGACTTTTCTTTAAAAGCACTGTATCTGGTGCTCTGATGGGTCTGACTTTCTTATGTTTCATCTTCAAACAGAACTTAAGTACGTTCATCAGCGCGGCCAGTAAGTTCGCCCAGCTCCAGTATCTGTGGAAAGTGCGAGACTCGGGGGCTGTGAGCGCGCTGACCTGGGGCCTCGCTGCGTACACCTGTGCAAGTAAGGACGTGGGGTGGCCCCTGCCAGCATCCTGACTCTCCGGAGTGGTGAACTTGGTTTCCAAACATTGTGGTCTCTTAGCCTTGATACTTTGCAAACAGCTATTCAGATAGAGCCTGCTAGCTAAGAGTATCCACATTTACAAGTGGATTCAATGTCCTCTGCTCACCATTTTCTGCAAGATCCGTATTTTGTATTCTAGTGGCCAAAAAATAAATGGAGGTGAAAGTACACTTTCCTCCAAATATCTGGCCTCATGTTAATAGTTCTCTGAAAAGCACGGAGACTGATTATATTGAGAccactgatatatttttaaactttgaatcttaacaatttaatgaattaaacagatgaaAACCATGTTATCAGCTGgcagtggtggtgcacacccgtggtctcagcaacttggaaggccaaggcaggaggatcacagaagGGCTGGgcgtgtggctctgtggtagagggctgctgggttcagcccccagtaccataaaggaaggaaggaaagggagggagaaaatcaCACATTGTTTTAATTCAGAGATACCACAGTGGCTTTATAGGACTTtagttttactattttaaatattttaattataattcatgGTTCATCTGCAACTTATAGGACCAACTTCTCCATAGAAATTGCTGGTTTGAGGTTTTCAATGTCTAAAGTTACTTAAAATGActtcttaagttttatttttagctttcaaATGTTTAAGGATTAATGTGTTTTACAGCTATGATTTCTTCTGGAATTGCTAATTAGATATATTACTTATTAGCTCCTAAATTTATCTTCAGACCTGTtgcttattaaattttcttttagaaagtcCTGTAACTGCAGAGATGAGTCTATTATCGCAACCTCTCTCCCATGGCACTTTGTGCTTAATGAGGACTTAGGTGTTTGTTGAATAGGTGAAAAATGCACAGAggactatacatttttttttctttgcagtgctgaggatcaaacccaaggcctcactcatgctaggcaagtgctctaccactgagctacatccctaggccCTTAGGATTTCATGGGAAAAAGTAAACTGCTTTAAACCCAGTGTTCTTTTTGAGAGATGAGGCTAAGGACTTCCGCACCGCTGTGGAAAGCATGGAGTCTGCATCTTTAGCATCCCTCCTGGTTCCTTCCCCCGGCTACTGTTTTTAGCCCTTGGAGCCAGTCACTGCCACATAGCACATCTTCTCTAGTCACCGTGCTGCCCAAGAGGTCTCTTGAACTTGTCACACTGAAATTTGGCCATCCATCTCTCCAGCTGCCCCCCTCCACCCCAGGTGCCTGGTCTCTGCCCTTCAGGCTTGTGTTTTAGCCGGAAGATGAGACCAAAAAGCTACATGTCAATATGCACTAAATGCAGAGCATGGTAGCAGAGGGCACGCGCCTCTGGAGGGCTGGTTTGGTGAGAATGTGTGCTTTGCGCTGCAGGAGGTGGGGTTCTTGATCCCATTTCACCCTGAGGTGCGCTGGTTTAAATTGCTACCCCAGAATCCTGTTTATTATGTGAAAGCTTCTTCCAGAAAAATGAGCTAGAACTGAACAGTTCTGGTTAGACTCAGGCACCCTTACCCATTTCTggccctcagtttccttacctgtgaAATCCAAGGTAGAGCTCAGTGATTTCAATGCACTGTTTTAAGTTGGTAGGAGCCTTTCTTTAATGAAACTACCAGGAAGCTCAATATGCAAATGAGACTTTTAAAGTTGCCTTTGAGGGTGGGGGTTGTGGGTTGGCACAAAAACAGTGGAAGGAGAGCtcagcctcttcctcttcctcttctgtagTTGGCTGAACTCAGCTACTTCCTAGAAACTGTCTGTGCTCTTAGGAGCAGTTTGTAAACCACTGTGCCAGGAAGCATGGCTGGTGTTTGGATGGTTCTGGAATGTAGTGCTAGTTAGTGATCTGACCTAACAAAACCTTCCAAGACTGGTTAGTGTATATTGGCATGTTAAAAGGGAACGACATTAGCTCAACACCCAAATGCCTGACAAGCAAGTTATTTATTGCTGCCAATTTTCTTTTACAGCAAGAATAATAACAACTTTAATGACCACCAATGATTTTACAAGTAAGCAAAAGTACTTTCCTTCCtgtttgtgttctatttgtgCCTCTTTGGAAACTGCCTTTCATAGATCTGCTTGGCTCTCGGGATATAGAGTCAGGATGGCAACAGCGTGTTCCTCATCGGTCACCATTTTTATTGCTAAGCGACTACTTGGAGTACCTGGGATAGACTAGGCACGAGGGTCGACTCCACTGCAGAATGAAAATGGGCAGTGCAGGAACCACACGCTTAGCTACTGGAATCTGtcgtcccagctgctcaggaggctgaggcagggggatggctgGAGCCAGGCAGGTCTGGACAATATGAAACCaggtcttttttttaagagtaggAGTAGGGCAGGATGCGCACCTGATGGGAACCCGACCTCTGCGGGAGCTGAGGGGATTGAAGAAGACAGAGATCTTACAGCAGAAGAGAGACTTGGTCAGAGAGGTAGAGAGACCCTtacaaggcacagcccaggggaAGGCTGGGAGCAAAGAGGACTCAGGCCTAGAGAGGCCGAGAGGCCCCTGAGTCTGGCAGCACTGAGCAGGAgagcggggaggaggaggaggaggaggaggaggaggagggtgcggggctggggcagggccttCCCAGCTGAAGAAGGGCCACGGGAGAAGCCTCTGAAGCTCTGTAGAGCACAGAGTGGAGGAGAAAGTGTTCTGGTTAGAGTTTAGTAGTTCCTCAGGCTAATGTTCAACTCCCAAGTCGAGCCTGGTGTATATTAtaaatctttggaaaaaaaattagaacacatGGTTGTATCTGTTCTAtccaatgaaaatcagaaaacgTCCCCAGCACACAGACCCTTAAATAAGCTAACTATTTGAGACTTATTGCTTCAGAAAAGGGAAATGCATATGATTGTCCTTTCCCAGAAGCTGTACCTTTggcccagactttttttttatcagcTCTGGTTGTAGgattaaaattattctaattaagccaggcatggtggcatatgcctgtaatcccggccaatagggaggctgaggcaggaggattgtgagtttgaggccagccttggcaatttagcaagacggtgtctcaaaataaaagagctggggatgtgacttagcggtaaagtgcccctgggttcaatttagtactatttaaaaaaaaaaaaaaaaaacactattctGATGAAAGGATCCAGTTAGATCAGGTGGGAGAGTGAGGATGGAGACAGGCCTGGGTCTCCCTCTGGACTTGAAGACTTCTTAGCAGGTCTGTTTTGGTTAGTTACCCTTTGACTCTCCCTGCTAAGAAGTCTTCTCATCTgaaaccaagtttcaaagaccaaGAATAACGCTTCTTGCTTGTGGTTGCTGTTCCTGAAAATGACCAGCGTGTTTGGTGGCTGTTTTAAATAGTGTGGCTTACCTGTTTTACCATCACAAAGGTATTTTACACCTCATCAACCGTATTTATCAGGAGTGGCATTGCCTTAAATGCACTGTAACAGCGACCTATTTATTTCACAGAATCACGGTTTTATGGTGACTTCATTATAAAATATGCTTCGATATCTGGCCCGTTCTTCAGAATTAACCTTAATGGAATGCATTAGGCTACAGAGAACACAGAACCGTCTGAGACAGTGGCGCCCCTTATGTGAAATGAGGAAAGGGATTTAAAAAGTTGTACTTCTCAGCCAGAGCCAGACCTCGCTCAAGCATGAAAGGTGATTAGGGGTTGGCGTGAGGTCAGATGGGGAGCTGCAGGCAGACATCATGACAGGAAGCTCATTTCCCGGCGTGTCTGATCCACAGTTGGATTTCATTCTGGGTTGGGGGTGAAACTTGATGTGGCTGCTGCTAGAGCAGGAAGTGGTTTTCCTCCCTGATGTGACAAGCTCTTAATACCCACATTCTCCTTCTTTCTGGTTTTTTAGTTCTTATTCGTTTTGTGATCatgctggctttaaacttatgGGTAACAGCTACAGTACTTCGCTACCGGAAGCCCGTCATAAAGGCTGAATGACGGACCTTATTGCTACACAAAAAGTGGATTTTGAGTAACTGAAGCAAAGGAAAAAGCAGCTCATTGCTACGTGAAGGTCTTTTATGTATTTAGTCAATCATTTCAGGAAACTTTGAAGTCAGAGGTATTTAGGACTTCAAAGAGTACTTAAACTTACTTAAAAAAATGCCAATTTTGCTGGGtttggtggcatatgcctgtaattgcaggtactcagaaggctgaggtaggagggtgaCAGGTTTCAGGTCAGCCTGGATAACttggggagaccctgtttcacaaTAAAATAAGGGCTGGTGTGTTTctcgtggtagagcacttgctttgcatatgtgaggcccagGGATCAATATCCAGGACCAGGGAGAAATGTCTTAGAAGGCGGATTTCCCTCCGTCTCCCCACTCCTGAGGCCACAGCCAGCTGACAGCTCATCTTTGATACCTGCAGTGACCCACAGAAGATGCTCAAGCAGCCTACGAGCCCTCGTTCTTCAAGTCATGATTAAGTACTTTCTGAAAAGCCAACTACATCTGTTTTTCAGGTTTCAAAATCTTTTAAGTAATAACTTCTTTCCACAACTAAAATGAACACGGAATGAGATTCTGCTCAGTTGGGAAGTGAAACTGCAATATATCAGCAGGGCTCGCTCTGGGCCTGCTTGATTGTAACACAAATAAAACACCGGGGCCTGGCTTGATGCCACACACCTGCCCGGCTAAGCAGGGAGGGCTAAGCACCTCCTGGAAAGGCTGGTGTTCTGTGCTCAGTGTCCTTTGGCTTCACCCTGTGCCtttgaatatttctataaaaaggtACTAATAGTTGTAATCTCCACTGAGGATGAGGAAGTGTATCCCAGGAAACTTCCCAGTTTAAGCACAGTGCTACCATTTAAAAAGGGCTACACCTGTATCATTACTGGGTTTTGGTATAAGACACCACTTTTTAGCTATTGAAAATACAGTAGTAAAGAGCAATGCTAGGTTCTGTCTAAAGCTTATGGATTTTATTCTTATAGTATCTTGTCCTAAACATGTTAAGAGTATTCCCTAACATTTCAAAACTCAAATCCCCCTTCTACGTGAATGGTATTATTCTGTTATATGCAGTAAGCAAGCAATGTTTACTAGTATACGTTTACTTTCCTGTGAACCTGTGTATAATAAACTTTCATATTTTGGActctgattgattgattgatgctggggactgaaacTAGGGTcacatacatgctaggcaagcactctaccactgagctttaatgtaatttttgaaattatttaatttttcaataaactGATTACTTATTTCAGAATTACCGCTTGGGACCATGAGGAAGAAAAATATCGTATTGAAAACCCCAAAGACTCggaaggcagagacaggagggtcCAAGctggaggccagtctgggaaagATAGTGGGACTgtgactcaaaagaaaaaactgctgggggtagctcaatggtagtgtccctaggttcaatcccagtagcagaaactaaaattaaaaaaaaaaaaaaatcattctcatgTAGCTGTTTTGATCATAgatggcctttaaaaaaaatccaagttgaTATTTCCTCATATACACTTATAACCTATTAGTGCAAATgcaaattatgtgattttttattCCAATGAAGATTTTGATATACTTTATCACTGCTTAAAATAACTCCCTTAAGAACATATCTAAGAAGAGTGCTCCAATTTTTCCTCTTTGGGAAGGaacaaacattttaattattccaGACACATATTTAATCCTTCATTTAACAGATAAAAACATTGAGGTGAGTGCAGCTGTGGTCTAGACCACACCCAGCCCATGCTTTATACCCAGGTTTTAGGGAAGACAAATTTTTAGGTAAGCTTTAGAAAGCTGTAGCATTCCAGGACTA
Encoded proteins:
- the Slc66a3 gene encoding solute carrier family 66 member 3; translation: MEDALLWFCNWSTLGVCAGLKLPQIYAQLAARSARGISLPSLLLELAGFLVFLRYQCYYGNPLLTYLEYPILIAQDAALLLCVFHFNGNMKQAAPYMAVFVSSWFILSLQKWIIDLAMNLSTFISAASKFAQLQYLWKVRDSGAVSALTWGLAAYTCATRIITTLMTTNDFTILIRFVIMLALNLWVTATVLRYRKPVIKAE